One window of Cryobacterium arcticum genomic DNA carries:
- a CDS encoding MarR family winged helix-turn-helix transcriptional regulator, with the protein MSGSASAVESGDIPSAPVPNGVIDAFYLLQNAEALHQSRLRERLNIGANELGALQFISRLAILGRDVRALDVAHSLGVTSGATSVILSHLVKLGYLTRTANPRDGRGKLLHLSPAATSAVSHTLDDSQSVLSLLVSGMSLREAKRIVVLLTAVTSALDDGARPAA; encoded by the coding sequence ATGAGCGGCTCTGCTTCCGCCGTCGAATCCGGTGATATCCCGTCGGCTCCCGTGCCCAACGGTGTCATCGACGCGTTCTACCTGCTGCAGAACGCCGAGGCGCTGCACCAGTCCCGACTGCGTGAGCGGCTCAACATCGGCGCCAATGAGCTCGGCGCCCTGCAGTTCATCTCCCGCCTGGCGATTCTCGGCCGGGACGTGCGCGCCCTGGACGTGGCGCACAGTCTGGGTGTGACGAGTGGTGCCACGTCGGTCATCCTGTCGCACCTGGTGAAGCTGGGCTATCTCACCCGCACGGCCAATCCGCGGGACGGGCGGGGCAAGCTGCTGCACCTCAGCCCCGCGGCCACGAGTGCCGTGAGCCACACCCTGGATGACAGCCAGTCCGTGCTCAGCCTGCTGGTGTCCGGGATGTCGCTGCGCGAGGCCAAGCGGATTGTGGTGCTGCTCACGGCGGTGACGTCCGCGCTCGACGACGGCGCGCGCCCCGCCGCGTAG
- the xylB gene encoding xylulokinase, translating into MLVAGVDSSTQSCKVVVRDAETGALVRTGKASHPAGTEVDPAAWWDALLLAIREAGGLGDVSAVSVAAQQHGMVVLDEDGRVIRPALLWNDTRSAQAATDLINEVGAAEYARRTGVVPVASFTVTKLRWLRDAEPANAARVAAVALPHDWLSWRLRGYGPAGETELGPVLTELSTDRSDASGTGYYSAALGAYDRELLALGLGHDAALPRVLGPGDTAGTTAALPGVPAGLVVGVGAGDNAGAALGLGAAAGDVIVSIGTSGTVFAVTEQPSEDASGTVAGFADASGLHLPLIATLNAARILDSIAGLLGVDHTELGKLALEAQPGADGLVLQPYFEGERTPNLPDATASLFGMTLGSTTRPNLARAAIEGLLCGLADGLDAVRAQGVTVERILLIGGAAQNEAVQLIAAQVFEVPVAVPTPGEYVADGGATQAAWSLTGTRPTWSVAIASQPTPDFHPVIRAQYAAHRA; encoded by the coding sequence ATGCTGGTTGCCGGAGTCGACTCGTCGACACAGAGTTGCAAGGTGGTCGTTCGGGACGCCGAGACGGGAGCGCTCGTGCGCACCGGCAAGGCCAGCCACCCGGCCGGCACCGAGGTCGACCCGGCCGCCTGGTGGGATGCGTTGCTCCTGGCGATCCGTGAGGCGGGCGGCCTTGGCGATGTGTCCGCCGTCTCGGTGGCCGCGCAGCAGCACGGCATGGTCGTCCTCGACGAGGACGGCCGGGTCATCCGCCCCGCCCTGCTCTGGAACGACACCCGCAGCGCCCAGGCCGCGACCGACCTGATCAACGAGGTCGGCGCCGCCGAATACGCCCGTCGCACCGGCGTGGTGCCGGTGGCCTCCTTTACCGTCACCAAGCTGCGCTGGCTGCGCGACGCCGAACCGGCCAACGCCGCCCGGGTCGCCGCGGTGGCCCTCCCCCACGACTGGCTCAGCTGGCGCCTGCGCGGCTACGGCCCCGCCGGCGAAACCGAGCTGGGCCCGGTGCTGACCGAACTCAGCACCGACCGGTCGGATGCCAGTGGCACCGGCTATTACTCGGCCGCGCTCGGCGCATACGACCGTGAGCTGCTCGCCCTGGGGCTCGGCCACGACGCCGCGCTCCCCCGGGTGCTCGGCCCGGGCGACACCGCCGGCACCACGGCGGCGCTGCCCGGGGTTCCCGCCGGGCTCGTCGTGGGCGTGGGCGCCGGCGACAACGCCGGTGCGGCCCTCGGCCTCGGCGCCGCGGCCGGCGACGTCATCGTCTCCATCGGCACCAGCGGCACGGTGTTCGCCGTGACCGAGCAGCCCAGCGAGGATGCCTCGGGCACCGTGGCCGGGTTCGCCGATGCCAGCGGGCTGCACCTGCCGCTGATCGCCACCCTCAACGCCGCGCGCATCCTGGACTCGATCGCGGGCCTGCTCGGTGTGGACCACACCGAGCTCGGCAAGCTGGCGCTGGAGGCACAGCCGGGCGCCGACGGTCTCGTACTCCAGCCGTACTTCGAGGGTGAACGCACCCCCAACCTGCCGGATGCCACCGCCTCGCTGTTCGGGATGACCCTCGGTTCGACCACCCGGCCCAACCTCGCCCGCGCCGCGATCGAGGGGCTGCTCTGCGGCCTGGCCGACGGCCTGGACGCGGTGCGCGCCCAGGGCGTCACGGTCGAGCGGATCCTGCTGATCGGCGGGGCCGCACAGAATGAGGCCGTGCAGCTCATCGCCGCGCAGGTGTTCGAGGTGCCCGTGGCCGTGCCCACGCCGGGCGAATACGTGGCCGACGGCGGAGCGACGCAGGCCGCCTGGTCGCTCACGGGCACCCGCCCGACCTGGTCGGTGGCCATCGCCTCGCAGCCCACGCCGGACTTCCACCCGGTGATCCGCGCCCAGTACGCCGCGCACCGCGCCTGA
- a CDS encoding DsbA family protein: MARESARLMREEQKKRDARRRWYWRGGIGVGLIAVAAIVAMVVVGSVKPPSPGPLNMASDGVLMQGDGTSITAVPTAATAADADPTPTDVSALTSTVNITVYLDYLCPYCGQFETTNGAQLSSWLTAGNITLETHPISILDQSSNGTKYSTRSANAAACVANYQPDSFVDVNAALFANQPTEGTDGLTNAELVSLVEKAGVTDASVSSCITDQEFGSWVGDATDRALAGPLPNTDVKNVAGTPTVLVQGVQYTGALDDAAAFEAFVMEQATATGDTGTDTGE, from the coding sequence GTGGCACGCGAGAGCGCCCGCCTGATGCGCGAGGAGCAGAAGAAGCGCGACGCCCGCCGGCGCTGGTACTGGCGTGGCGGCATCGGGGTGGGGCTGATCGCCGTGGCCGCCATCGTGGCGATGGTCGTGGTGGGCAGCGTCAAGCCGCCGTCTCCCGGCCCGTTGAACATGGCCAGCGACGGCGTGCTGATGCAGGGTGACGGCACGAGCATCACCGCCGTGCCGACCGCTGCCACCGCGGCGGATGCCGACCCCACACCCACCGACGTGAGCGCGCTCACCAGCACGGTGAACATCACGGTCTACCTGGACTACCTGTGCCCGTACTGCGGTCAGTTCGAGACCACCAACGGCGCCCAGCTGAGCAGCTGGCTCACAGCAGGCAACATCACGCTCGAGACGCACCCGATCTCGATTCTCGACCAGTCCTCGAACGGCACCAAGTACTCCACCCGCTCGGCCAACGCCGCGGCTTGCGTGGCGAACTACCAGCCGGACAGTTTCGTCGACGTGAACGCCGCACTGTTCGCGAACCAGCCCACCGAGGGCACCGACGGCCTCACCAATGCCGAATTGGTGAGCCTGGTCGAAAAGGCCGGCGTCACCGACGCCTCTGTGTCCAGCTGCATCACCGACCAGGAGTTCGGCTCCTGGGTGGGCGACGCCACCGACCGCGCCCTGGCCGGCCCGCTGCCCAACACCGACGTGAAGAACGTGGCCGGCACGCCGACCGTGCTCGTGCAGGGTGTGCAGTACACCGGTGCGCTCGACGACGCCGCGGCCTTCGAGGCCTTCGTCATGGAGCAGGCCACCGCGACCGGCGACACCGGAACCGACACCGGCGAGTAA
- a CDS encoding glycerate kinase, producing the protein MTRTRLVIAPDSFKGTAGAAEAARALAAGWSSVRPDDELVLLPMADGGEGTLDAFELAVPGARRMPVTVPGPDDRPVAASWLLLPDGTGVVELACTSGITLLDPLRPLDAHSAGFGTALAAALAHGVSRLYLALGGSSSTDGGAGALTALGAVFLDAAGKPIRPGGRGLVDLAAVDLSGLPALPPGGAVILSDVTNPLLGPAGAAAVFGPQKGADAAEIGRLDAGLARLAALLPVDPQTPGAGAAGGTAFGLLAWGAHLEAGSAAVGQALGVPAAVGAASVVITGEGRYDRQSAAGKVPSYLAGLAAAAGAPALLVAGAIDAGALAAAAEPFAQAVALTDLAGGTAAALADPLVWLEAAGARLAGRF; encoded by the coding sequence ATGACACGCACGCGGCTGGTGATAGCGCCGGACTCCTTCAAGGGCACTGCCGGCGCCGCCGAGGCGGCGCGGGCGCTCGCCGCGGGCTGGTCCTCGGTGCGGCCGGACGACGAGCTGGTGCTGCTGCCCATGGCCGACGGTGGGGAGGGCACCCTCGACGCCTTCGAACTGGCCGTGCCCGGTGCCCGACGGATGCCCGTGACCGTTCCCGGCCCCGACGACCGGCCGGTTGCGGCCTCCTGGCTGCTGCTGCCGGACGGCACCGGTGTGGTGGAGCTGGCCTGCACCAGCGGCATCACCCTGCTCGATCCGCTGCGTCCACTCGACGCCCACTCGGCAGGCTTCGGCACAGCCCTCGCGGCCGCCCTGGCGCACGGCGTCTCCCGGCTCTACCTGGCGCTCGGCGGCAGCTCCTCCACCGACGGGGGAGCCGGGGCGCTCACGGCGCTGGGTGCGGTGTTCCTCGACGCCGCGGGGAAGCCGATCCGGCCCGGCGGCCGCGGCTTGGTCGACCTGGCCGCCGTCGACCTGAGCGGGCTGCCCGCCCTGCCGCCGGGTGGCGCAGTGATCCTCAGCGATGTCACCAACCCGCTACTGGGGCCGGCGGGCGCGGCGGCGGTGTTCGGTCCGCAGAAGGGGGCGGATGCGGCGGAGATCGGCCGGCTCGACGCCGGACTGGCCCGATTGGCGGCGCTGCTGCCCGTGGACCCGCAGACGCCGGGGGCGGGCGCGGCCGGGGGGACCGCGTTCGGTCTGCTGGCCTGGGGCGCCCACCTCGAGGCGGGCTCGGCCGCGGTGGGCCAGGCGCTCGGGGTGCCGGCGGCGGTGGGCGCCGCATCCGTCGTCATCACCGGCGAGGGACGCTACGACAGGCAGTCCGCTGCCGGCAAGGTGCCGTCGTATCTGGCCGGGCTCGCGGCGGCCGCCGGTGCCCCGGCACTGCTCGTGGCCGGCGCCATCGATGCCGGGGCCCTGGCGGCCGCCGCCGAGCCGTTCGCCCAGGCCGTGGCGCTCACCGACCTCGCCGGCGGAACCGCGGCAGCCCTGGCCGATCCGCTGGTGTGGCTCGAGGCGGCCGGGGCCCGGTTGGCGGGCAGGTTCTGA
- the xylA gene encoding xylose isomerase, whose translation MSLTPTPADKFSFGLWTIGYNGADPFGGPTRPQLDTVEAVTRLAELGAYGLTFHDDDLFAFGSTDAARQKEIDRLKQVLADTGVIVPMITTNLFSAPVFKDGGFTSNDRSVRRFALRKVLRNLDLAAELGAKTFVMWGGREGAEYDAAKDIRSALDRYREAVNLLGDYVTDKGYDIRFAIEPKPNEPRGDILLPTVGHAMAFITTLERPELVGVNPEVGHEQMAGLNFTAGIAQALYQGKLFHIDLNGQRGIKYDQDLVFGHGDLQNAFSLVDLLENGGPNGGPSYDGPRHFDYKPSRTEDITGVWDSAAANMRTYLLLKERAAAFRADPEVQEQLAASRVPELSVPTLSEGESYDDFLADTSAYEDFAPEEYFGGKGFGFVRLQQLALEHLLGAR comes from the coding sequence ATGTCCCTCACCCCCACCCCCGCCGACAAGTTCTCTTTCGGCCTGTGGACCATCGGCTACAACGGGGCTGACCCGTTCGGCGGGCCGACCCGGCCGCAGCTCGACACCGTCGAGGCCGTCACCCGACTGGCCGAGCTGGGCGCTTATGGCCTCACCTTCCACGACGACGACCTCTTCGCCTTCGGCTCCACGGATGCCGCCCGCCAGAAGGAGATCGACCGCCTCAAGCAGGTGCTCGCCGACACCGGCGTGATCGTTCCGATGATCACCACCAACCTCTTCAGCGCTCCCGTCTTCAAGGACGGCGGCTTCACCTCGAACGACCGCTCCGTGCGCCGGTTCGCCCTCCGCAAGGTGCTGCGCAACCTCGACCTCGCCGCCGAGCTCGGCGCCAAGACCTTCGTCATGTGGGGCGGCCGCGAGGGCGCCGAGTACGACGCGGCCAAGGACATCCGTTCGGCCCTCGACCGTTACCGCGAGGCCGTCAACCTGCTCGGCGACTACGTCACCGACAAGGGCTACGACATCCGCTTCGCCATCGAGCCCAAGCCCAACGAACCCCGCGGCGACATCCTGCTGCCCACCGTCGGTCACGCCATGGCGTTCATCACCACCCTCGAGCGCCCCGAACTCGTCGGCGTCAACCCCGAGGTCGGCCACGAGCAGATGGCCGGGCTGAACTTCACCGCCGGCATCGCCCAGGCGCTCTACCAGGGCAAGCTGTTCCACATCGACCTCAACGGCCAGCGCGGCATCAAGTACGACCAGGACCTGGTCTTCGGCCACGGCGACCTGCAGAACGCGTTCTCCCTCGTCGACCTGCTCGAAAACGGCGGCCCGAACGGTGGACCGTCCTACGACGGCCCGCGCCACTTCGACTACAAGCCGAGCCGCACCGAGGACATCACGGGCGTCTGGGACTCCGCCGCCGCGAACATGCGTACGTACCTGCTGCTCAAGGAGCGCGCCGCGGCCTTCCGCGCCGACCCCGAGGTGCAGGAGCAGCTCGCTGCCTCGCGCGTTCCGGAGCTGTCGGTGCCGACCCTGTCCGAGGGCGAGAGCTACGACGACTTCCTGGCCGACACCTCGGCCTACGAGGACTTCGCCCCGGAGGAGTACTTCGGCGGCAAGGGCTTCGGCTTCGTCCGCCTGCAGCAGCTGGCCCTCGAGCACCTGCTCGGCGCCCGCTAA
- a CDS encoding M23 family metallopeptidase, with the protein MRRRTGFIAPPARRSASAGRGVTAVTAMTFVALLTTMGALPAQAAYVDADGVPARSVGSAAAGTRLAAEQSVTVTAQAPIAVEVDTYSAEVPPPPVVVAPAAAAAPTPVAAPASVSADVVWPFPGVTRISDGYGPRSAPCSGCSTFHDGLDMNPGEGTPIGSIAAGVVSSVTPYDDGGLGVHVMVDHVVDGQNVTSTYGHMQAGSAAVSEGQSVSAGQRLGNVGSTGQSTGPHMHLELHLDGVTAIDPYAWLVQHAGPM; encoded by the coding sequence ATGCGTAGGCGCACCGGATTCATCGCCCCGCCCGCCCGCCGCTCGGCATCCGCCGGCCGTGGAGTGACCGCCGTGACGGCCATGACCTTCGTCGCCCTGCTCACGACCATGGGCGCCCTGCCCGCCCAGGCCGCGTACGTCGACGCCGACGGTGTTCCGGCGCGCTCAGTGGGGTCGGCCGCTGCCGGTACCCGACTCGCGGCCGAGCAGAGCGTCACGGTGACCGCCCAGGCGCCCATCGCCGTCGAGGTCGACACGTACTCTGCCGAGGTGCCGCCGCCGCCCGTGGTGGTCGCCCCCGCGGCCGCGGCCGCGCCCACCCCGGTGGCGGCGCCCGCTTCCGTCTCCGCCGATGTGGTCTGGCCGTTCCCCGGCGTCACCCGCATCTCCGACGGCTACGGCCCACGCAGCGCGCCCTGCAGCGGATGCTCGACCTTCCACGACGGCCTCGACATGAACCCCGGCGAGGGAACCCCGATCGGCTCCATCGCCGCCGGCGTCGTGAGCTCGGTTACCCCCTACGACGACGGCGGCTTGGGCGTGCACGTAATGGTCGATCACGTCGTGGACGGCCAGAACGTCACCAGCACCTACGGGCACATGCAGGCCGGCTCCGCCGCCGTGAGCGAGGGACAGTCCGTCTCGGCCGGTCAGCGGCTGGGCAACGTGGGGAGCACCGGCCAGAGCACCGGTCCGCACATGCACCTGGAGTTGCACCTCGACGGTGTCACCGCGATCGACCCCTACGCCTGGTTGGTCCAGCACGCGGGGCCGATGTAG
- a CDS encoding ice-binding family protein, whose amino-acid sequence MATTSPRRSLVRTVSGLGLTAALVFGAASSASAAVTTDGPINLGTAASYGVLAASAVTNTGPTVVNGDLGISPGTAITGFGAAPNGIVNGTVHATDAAALQAQRDTTTAYNVAAALTPTTTGISELTGLSLTPGVYTGGALALSNNGSLTLAGAANSVWVFQAASTLTIGSATQIIITGGASACNVFWQVGSSASIGTGAAFQGTILAQQSITATTSATIVGRLLARSAAVTLDTNTITAPMGCAAPGTPVGTTAPTITSGAPADATEGTPYSHTVTATGTPTPTFTVTAGTLPAGLTLDETSGTISGTPTTPGSTTFTVSAGNGTAPDATADYTVTTTPAAVVTPTPTPTPTPTATPTATPTPTPTATPTPTSTQPAPLVPTPTNSAAPGGGGRGAGQGMLAETGTNATPVLVVGALVVLAGIALVTFVGLRRRHARTNNQ is encoded by the coding sequence ATGGCCACAACGTCCCCTCGACGCTCCCTGGTACGAACGGTGAGCGGCCTCGGCCTCACCGCAGCCCTCGTCTTCGGCGCCGCTTCGTCAGCGTCCGCGGCCGTCACCACCGACGGCCCGATCAACCTGGGCACCGCGGCAAGCTACGGCGTCCTCGCCGCCAGTGCCGTCACCAACACCGGCCCGACGGTCGTCAACGGTGACCTCGGCATCTCGCCCGGCACCGCGATCACCGGGTTCGGCGCCGCGCCCAACGGCATCGTCAACGGCACCGTGCACGCCACCGATGCCGCGGCCCTCCAGGCCCAACGCGACACGACCACGGCCTACAACGTCGCCGCCGCGCTCACGCCCACGACCACGGGCATCAGCGAGCTGACCGGCCTCTCCCTGACCCCCGGCGTCTACACCGGCGGCGCACTGGCTTTGTCGAACAACGGCTCCCTCACCCTCGCGGGCGCCGCGAACTCCGTCTGGGTCTTCCAGGCAGCCTCGACCCTCACCATCGGGTCGGCGACGCAGATCATCATCACCGGCGGCGCGAGCGCCTGCAACGTGTTCTGGCAGGTCGGCAGCTCCGCGTCGATCGGCACCGGCGCGGCCTTCCAGGGCACCATCCTGGCGCAGCAGTCCATCACCGCCACCACGAGCGCCACCATCGTGGGCCGGTTGCTCGCCCGGTCCGCCGCGGTCACCCTCGACACCAACACCATCACCGCTCCCATGGGCTGCGCCGCGCCGGGCACGCCGGTCGGTACGACCGCACCCACCATCACCTCGGGCGCACCGGCGGACGCGACGGAAGGCACGCCCTACTCACACACCGTCACCGCGACGGGCACCCCGACGCCCACCTTCACCGTGACCGCCGGCACGCTGCCGGCCGGCCTCACGCTGGACGAAACCTCCGGCACCATCTCCGGCACCCCCACGACGCCGGGTTCGACGACCTTCACCGTCTCGGCCGGCAACGGCACGGCCCCGGATGCGACGGCCGACTACACCGTGACGACCACGCCGGCCGCCGTGGTCACGCCGACGCCGACTCCGACTCCGACTCCGACAGCCACGCCCACGGCGACTCCTACTCCTACTCCGACTGCCACGCCGACACCCACCAGCACTCAGCCCGCGCCGCTGGTGCCCACGCCCACCAACAGTGCCGCCCCCGGCGGGGGCGGCCGTGGTGCCGGCCAGGGCATGCTGGCCGAGACCGGCACCAATGCCACCCCGGTTCTCGTGGTCGGCGCACTGGTCGTTCTGGCCGGCATCGCCTTGGTGACATTCGTGGGCCTGCGTCGCCGCCACGCACGCACGAACAACCAGTAG
- a CDS encoding CHY zinc finger protein, with amino-acid sequence MRHDERAGDQRMERPHVYGAVVDDATRCVHYNGPTDIVAIEFRCCERFYPCFQCHADAETHPLERWAPEQWSERAILCGACGHALAIDEYRSVSGCPSCGAAFNDGCRLHAHLYFQVPPPTA; translated from the coding sequence ATGCGGCACGATGAGCGGGCCGGAGACCAGCGCATGGAGCGTCCGCACGTGTACGGCGCCGTGGTCGACGACGCCACCCGGTGCGTGCACTACAACGGGCCCACCGACATCGTGGCGATCGAGTTCCGCTGCTGCGAACGCTTCTACCCCTGCTTCCAGTGCCATGCCGACGCCGAAACGCATCCGCTCGAGCGGTGGGCGCCCGAGCAGTGGTCGGAGCGGGCGATCCTCTGCGGCGCCTGCGGGCACGCGCTCGCGATCGACGAGTACCGGTCGGTCTCGGGTTGCCCGAGCTGCGGGGCGGCCTTCAACGACGGATGCCGTCTGCACGCCCACCTGTACTTCCAGGTTCCGCCGCCCACCGCCTGA
- a CDS encoding GNAT family N-acetyltransferase: MNAYTSVPIDPDSAATLQEQGLRLAVLDAADEAGLKRWLLADARGFHEITPSESTLEVQVEDIATDRVTGVWDASQADPDTPVATVRSWQMDLTVPGGAAVGTYAISSVTVSPTHRRQGIARAMLTAELRTAVRLGLPMAMLTVSEATIYGRYGFGPSARQSTYSVDTARARWTGPTPTGRVQFVSPESLLTDGPAVFERTRDRSPGEVDRREIWWKRTLGLLPNEPEAHKRGIRAVRYDDADGAMAGFALYEIALQNVSHPGKLTLVDLVAATDDAYAALWRFLIEMDMVDEIAAPLRSVSEPVAWQVADHRAVRKTGERDHLWLRILDVPAALAARRYTAPGHYLLDVTDDLGFATGRFLLTVAADGSGQAHPLTDSTAPEGTVEVSLSTADLASLYLGGTSAVDLARAGRITERTPDAAIRLDTALHSAYAPHLSTWF; this comes from the coding sequence GTGAATGCCTACACGTCTGTGCCCATCGACCCCGATTCCGCCGCCACCCTGCAGGAGCAGGGCCTCCGCCTGGCCGTGCTCGACGCCGCCGACGAGGCGGGCCTCAAGCGCTGGTTGCTGGCGGATGCCCGCGGCTTCCACGAGATCACCCCCTCGGAGAGCACCCTCGAGGTGCAGGTCGAAGACATCGCCACCGACCGGGTCACCGGCGTCTGGGATGCCTCCCAGGCCGACCCCGACACCCCGGTCGCCACGGTGCGGTCCTGGCAGATGGACCTCACCGTGCCCGGCGGCGCCGCCGTGGGCACCTACGCGATCAGCTCGGTGACGGTCTCGCCCACCCACCGGCGCCAGGGCATCGCGCGGGCCATGCTCACGGCGGAACTGCGCACGGCCGTGCGCCTTGGGCTGCCGATGGCGATGCTCACCGTGTCGGAGGCCACCATCTACGGCCGGTACGGCTTCGGTCCGTCCGCGCGGCAGTCCACCTACAGCGTCGACACCGCCCGGGCGCGCTGGACCGGCCCCACCCCGACCGGCCGGGTGCAGTTCGTCAGCCCAGAGTCGCTCCTGACCGACGGCCCCGCCGTGTTCGAACGCACCCGCGACCGCTCCCCCGGCGAGGTCGACCGCCGCGAGATCTGGTGGAAGCGCACCCTGGGCCTGCTCCCCAACGAGCCGGAGGCACACAAGCGCGGCATCCGCGCAGTGCGCTACGACGACGCCGACGGCGCCATGGCCGGCTTCGCGCTCTACGAGATCGCCCTGCAGAACGTCAGCCACCCCGGCAAGCTCACCCTGGTCGACCTCGTCGCCGCCACCGACGACGCCTATGCGGCGCTCTGGCGCTTCCTGATCGAGATGGACATGGTCGACGAGATCGCCGCGCCGCTCCGCAGCGTCTCCGAGCCCGTGGCCTGGCAGGTGGCCGACCACCGCGCCGTGCGCAAGACCGGCGAGCGCGACCACCTCTGGCTGCGAATCCTCGACGTGCCGGCCGCCCTGGCCGCACGCCGGTACACGGCCCCCGGCCACTACCTGCTCGACGTCACCGACGACCTCGGCTTCGCCACCGGCCGGTTCCTGCTCACGGTGGCGGCCGACGGGTCGGGGCAGGCGCATCCGCTCACCGACAGCACGGCACCCGAGGGCACCGTGGAGGTGTCGCTCTCCACGGCCGACCTCGCCTCGCTGTACCTGGGCGGCACGAGCGCGGTCGACCTCGCTCGCGCCGGCCGCATCACCGAGCGCACCCCGGATGCCGCCATCCGGCTGGACACGGCGCTGCATTCTGCCTACGCGCCGCACCTGAGCACCTGGTTCTAG
- the chvE gene encoding multiple monosaccharide ABC transporter substrate-binding protein, translating into MSKTKKILALAAAGVFALTLASCSSSGSTSGSSDGGAAAGADCNVGISMPTRSLERWINDGDQLKKLLEDAGCTVDLQYADNKTDQQISQIQNQVAGGSKILVVAAVDGKVLAPVLAEAKKQDATVIAYDRLINGTPDVDYYATFDNYKVGQLQGEFIEKELDLANATGPINLEPFAGSPDDNNAKFFFSGAWDVLLPYVESGVLVVPSGQSPASDDDWASIGIQGWASDKAQSEMDNRLSSFYTGGDKVDVVLSPNDSLAIGIEASLKSAGYAPGADYPVITGQDADKANVKAILDGEQSMTVWKDTRTLGKQVFDMIQEIVAGDDVTVNDTETYDNGDHVVPSYLLDPEVVVKDDVQSKLIDSGFIKASDVGL; encoded by the coding sequence ATGTCCAAAACCAAGAAAATTCTCGCCCTCGCGGCGGCCGGCGTCTTCGCGCTGACGCTCGCGTCCTGTTCCAGCAGCGGATCCACGTCGGGAAGCTCCGACGGTGGCGCTGCCGCCGGTGCCGACTGCAACGTGGGTATCTCCATGCCCACCCGTTCACTCGAGCGCTGGATCAACGACGGCGACCAGCTGAAGAAGCTGCTCGAAGACGCCGGCTGCACGGTCGACCTGCAGTATGCAGACAACAAGACCGACCAGCAGATCAGCCAGATCCAGAACCAGGTCGCCGGCGGATCGAAGATCCTCGTCGTGGCCGCCGTCGACGGCAAGGTGCTCGCACCGGTGCTCGCCGAGGCCAAGAAGCAGGACGCCACCGTCATCGCCTACGACCGCCTGATCAACGGCACGCCGGATGTCGACTACTACGCGACCTTCGACAACTACAAGGTGGGCCAGCTTCAGGGCGAGTTCATCGAGAAGGAACTCGACCTCGCCAACGCGACCGGGCCGATCAACCTCGAACCGTTCGCCGGCAGCCCCGACGACAACAACGCCAAGTTCTTCTTCTCCGGCGCGTGGGATGTTCTGTTGCCCTACGTCGAGAGTGGCGTGCTCGTGGTTCCGAGCGGCCAGTCGCCCGCCTCCGACGATGACTGGGCCTCGATCGGCATCCAGGGCTGGGCCAGCGACAAGGCACAGTCCGAGATGGACAACCGTCTGTCGTCCTTCTACACCGGCGGCGACAAGGTCGACGTGGTGCTCTCCCCGAACGACAGCCTGGCCATCGGCATCGAGGCATCGCTGAAGTCCGCCGGATACGCACCGGGCGCCGACTACCCGGTCATCACCGGACAGGACGCCGACAAGGCCAACGTCAAGGCGATCCTCGACGGCGAGCAGTCCATGACCGTGTGGAAGGACACCCGCACGCTCGGCAAGCAGGTCTTCGACATGATCCAGGAGATCGTGGCCGGCGATGACGTCACCGTCAACGACACCGAGACCTACGACAACGGCGACCACGTGGTGCCGTCGTACCTGCTCGACCCCGAGGTCGTCGTCAAGGACGACGTGCAGTCCAAGCTCATCGACTCCGGTTTCATCAAGGCATCGGACGTCGGACTCTAA